From the genome of Ziziphus jujuba cultivar Dongzao chromosome 4, ASM3175591v1:
tttattcttatattattatcaCGAAGCCTATGTAAAATATTGGGTATTTCATAATCGTTATTGATTTCAACTGATTtcaattaataagaaaatataaatgattaaattcACAATGTGTTTTTTAAAGAggaaatcaattaataaattgagAGTGAAAGTGAAATTGTTCAGTTATCGAGACAATAGACCAAAGAGATGGAGGTCCTACTTCGAGAAgacctttttttaaattaaaaataaataaaaataaattttgaatactcGTTGAAGATTGcctctttattttttgattgtttCTTAGAAAAAGATTGATTGGGTATTTGGTGTTTGTAAATTTGGAGTGTTTTGGCATTTAAAGATATGAtatatttaactttattttatttctttaaaaatgatataaatatattttatctgtgtagaaaataaaaagtcttttttttttttttcagatcttAGATCTTCGGTATTCGATAGACCTTATCTTTTTCGAGATCACTAAATTATAGAATTTTACTAAATCATAGGATTCTATCTTTTCAATGGTCACTAGATCCCGACTAATTTAAATCGGACCACAAGGGTATAAAGCTCTCTTAGCGTCAATTTTTTCCATTCACAAGATTCGAATCCGAGATCTTATTTAAGAAAAACAGATGCCGAACCACCTGAACCAACTGGCATTGGTAAAAATAgtcatatatatagaatataatataaGTAGTAATTTTTGTAGTGTAAATAAatccacttttatttttttaaaataaaaaattattacatataaATGGAGAAAATTAGGTGTTCTGAACCACCTTTCTCTATCAAATTCCTCtagtcaaattttaaaaaatggcaaaaattaGCTGActaagaccttttttttttttgtttttttcatttttccgtttaaaatttcttttcattaaaatttttcccccaattaaatgtttggaaattttatttcctattttagaagtaaaaatttctctatttaattttttatttttttcccaatatCTGACACCTAAAGATTATTTTTCTCTAATCTAATATCTTTTTCTCAGTacaattattattgtattctgTTTTGGCTAATTTAGCTATTTAAAATCCTTAtcaactaaatttttaatttgataccTGTCGTAATTTGGCTATTTAAAATCCTAATCAActaaattttttagtttaacactcgtcaaaaatttaaataaaaggaCTTTATGGAAAGCTGATACAGGACCACCTGATTTCTCGCCACATGATTTTCCTCCCATACTAGCAAAGACAACCAATAAACAATAACCTTGCCATCATTATCCCAGTACAAATAACAAGACccctttatttaattatttttttatttttaattttttaatttttttggtcctAAAATTGCTATTGTCCATAACTACCAGCATTAACGACAACTTTTATAATTGCTCTCCGATCAAGCATCTGATCGAATTAATTGCAACCGAAGATCATAGCAGTAGAGTTGAAAAGACAATGTGCCCTACCCTTATTCAGCAGATAACCAAAACTTGGTTCTACTCAGCAACTCTCACATGTCAGTCACCAAACATGAGAAAGAAACGCTTCACCAACCATAGTAGCAAAGTATCAACCCTGGAAACCCACAAATCGCATATTCCATGGAAGAAAGAAACCATGAATATCCAAATAATAACAAGTCCAAGCAATTAGCAATTACGAGGATACAATTTACATTGGTAAATGACCAAACTAGATCAGTAAATCACAATAGGATTTTATACAGAATTTTTTTCCCCGTGATTTAAACTGaccaaagaaaaggaaaaaaaggactCCTCGATACTGACCTATCTTATATTACAAAAAAGGAGCCACGCTCTTTTAAGCATACCCAAACCTTTCCTCGAGAACAAAAGGtctgtctatgttttatgttcaatTAAAATACTTACAGACAATATTAGCAATGAGAAGATTACGGACAAAACATATCCTATATACAGTAGCAACAGATCTCAATTCtctccaaaaatattcaaaattccCTCCTCTGGTTAAGTCTGCTATGTTTGTGAATTGTGGTGGCATTCAACTTCCTTCTATATACAATTCCTTTACCGGAGTTTCAAGCCATGGCAGGGATGCTAGAATTCTGGCGGTCCCTGTTGAGACAATCAAATCCTTCTACTCTAACTGCAGCCGGTTTAAGTCCATACTTCATTCTGACACAACCTCCTTTACGTGCCGCTGATGATGGAGAAGACAAACCCGATGGGGATGCAAATGGCAATGCCGGAAGGGGCTTCTCATCTCCAAATCGGGCATCCTGCACTAACGGGTTAGCAGCCCTGCTTGGAGGAGACCCACAAAAATATGGCGGTGAAGAAGCTACATAACCAGCAGATTGTTCTGCCCCAAAACCCTCCTGAAAGAAACCAACCAAAATGACAAGCAAATCAGAAAATACGCAGATCTAGGAGGACTGGTAACGATATCTACACAAGGCCGTCGTTATCAAGACTTAAAAACACAACTTCATTTCTTCATCTCTTAAAAATTAAGGTAAATGCTAACACTTGTGCTAAGTTGAGAGAACTAAAGAATCCTTTAGAGAGAATATTAATCTGAAATGTTCACCCATGagaaaattagaaataataCACAGCTCTTGCATACCATGTAACTATTCAGACCAACTGGTCTATATGCGTAAAAAATTAACGTATCATATCTTATAACCAAAGACACATTACATTGGTCAACACGCAAAGAAAGAAACAGTGATTACCTTCATGAGAATGATGTCCAGAAGCTCTGATCCAGCTTTTGAATCACATAACTCAGATTGTTGACTGCTGATTCAAAAAAAGCAGAGATAACCATCAACCTAGAGCTCTAGAATTCAAGAAGCATGACTAAAATCGGAAAGGAAACTCATCAAAACTacgaaaaattataataaaatacctcATATGCAATCTCAGGGGCTTCAACATATTGTTAGATAGAATCCCAACTCGCCGAGGCTTGGGGCAAACAACAGGGTCCTTTGGATCAGAGACCAAAGCAGGGCCCCTCGTCATCTCTTCACAGGCCACAAAGACGTTCTGCTGAAGATTACAATGATTCATCTTGAACTACAAATTTGATTCCACAGAAGAACGCCTATACATAGCAAAATCAACAAAACGAGGGGGGGAAATTAAACAATCATCCAAAAATTTCACGACCCAAGCAAAAAGCCTAAACTTCCAAatcaaaattacaataaaaacaaaagctaCCATCTCAATTCTAACCTACCACAACCACCTGGCCTAGTCAAAGCAGAGCTCATAAATTTCTCCTCCtaacaaaagagagagagaaataaacaCAGAAAActatattttcctaattaattcatttccacggaattttccttattttctcgGCAACCAAACAGAAGGGACCACACGATACACACAGTTTCACAGCAGATCTAGACCCAACCTCCGGAAGAGCTAAACTTCCCACACCTAAAACATACACGAACCCCAACCCTAAACCCTTCAAAATCCTTAAAAAAGGCTTCGACCAAGCTCGGCTTCAATTTAAAAGTGCAGCGAGAGATTAACCATACTAAATACAGATTGTGGAGTAtgttaaacaaaaattttaccaaaaaacatattagaaaacgtaacttaattgggaaaaaaacaGCTGATTTCAGCTAGATCTGTTGCAGATACAAAGTTaggttttataaaaaataataataataataataattaaaaaaatccaaaaagtagGAAAAACAAATGGCGGCAAAATTATACAAGAACCAGATCTATAAAAAGCACACCAGCTACTGCAATTTCTTTCATACATAGAAatcgaaaatatatatacatacatacatatatatatatatatatatagagagagagagagacagagacagagacagagagagagaaacctgaGGAGAATCCTCCGAAGCAAGAAAGGAAAGGCGGTCGGTGCCGGGAAGGGAGAGGGCGAGAAGAAGGGCTGGGATTCATTTATAGCGATTAAGTTCGTGTCAGCCATCTGCATGTCTGGTTAAAACGTCGCCGTATAGCCATCCTATTTTTGGcgtttaattttatgaaattctgtttatcaaaaaaaaaattatgaaattctttttaaaaataataataataaattccttttttttttgtatttaattacgCGTAGCaagatttttctttctcttttattttttatttatttttttatttattttttggtgtggGGGAGGGGGAGGGGAGGGGGATGTTGgtaatttccttttcttttcttttttgtgaggTTGGTAAGGTTGTTACTTTCACCCAAGGTAAAAgtggctttttcttttcttttctttttttttcccttaaaaaaaatgtgtaaGCAGGGTAAAACCAATGGAATttgttacttttctttttttttcttttctctaaaaTGTGGATATCATACAAAAATCTTTatacatcaacaaataaaataatgcaaaaactcacattcttaaattttagtaaaaGAAATAACGATCCTAATattattacaattttaattGCATGAATTAAATTACTTTTGACTGGATTCTGCATTCAGtttcatagaaatttatttattttggacatttaactttaaaaaatgccATACCCTGATACACAACTCTTTAACAAAAgtccattgaaaaaaaaaaaaaaaactccttaACAATAGTATGCAAcaatttccaattttatttattattttttttaaataaataaattttatttactaaaacATTTGTATTGATATATGAATagccaacaaataaaaaaacataaataaatgagcccaataattaatgtaattttggtaaattaatttgttgactctaatattatatattgtttaaatattcatGTGCATACCAATGGgcaatttttgatatttatacTCTTTTCTTAaagatttgaaaaattaataaaattaaattaaaaaaatgtatggaaggaaataatcttatttttttggggataaacaTATTCGATGATATTGGCGTTTGggtccccccaaaaaaataaaaataaaaagatccaAAGAGATAATCTtcaattgattttcttatttcagttgttaatctttattattacataaaataattaatgtggtattaattgatatattaattgATACTGATATGTTAGTAGGTTGGTATTTAATCTTAttattgaagaaaaaagaaatgaaaaagcaATAGCATAAAAATGTAAACACCATTGTTAAAGGTGATGCAACTTATCATTAATATtggaaggtttaaaaaaatttctttacattttattatagtctaataattatatttgaactTTCAATAGCCAAATGAAGAACCCAATGTTATAAAGtaaattctttttttgtattttttttaaatattagtaaTTATCATTAAGCAACACCTGATCATTCAAGTCATTATACAAAACTTCTCACTTTTGTTGTCTAAAAGCTATAATTGTTAGCTCAAATGTAGCCAACACTTGTAAATGAAACTCTACCTCGAATTTCATCATAtgaattattaacttttttttttctttttttcttttttttggtcctcCTTGAGGTGAAGCCATTGCTTTATTGGGCCCAAGATTAAATCCCCTAATTCCCTAactgatattaaaaaaatctccttgatttattataattaagttGTTCATTACTTCACCGAATAGTTTAGTTTCTAAACTCCTACacgttttttttaaaaaaaaaaataataataatcacctAATATTGAGTGCTCTGAGAGAAATGATTAGATTTTTACGTAAGTTTCAACTatagttttatataaaaattataaattgaaagagTGTCAAAATTGACAAACTTCAAGTGGCAATTAgcatttatcctttttttttccttcatggtTGTAGAAATttctcatgttttattttattatttatagaatAATAAGTTagaatttcataaattaaaagTTCAAAAGTTGGCAgtaaattttagtttaaaaatatattaataatccttacatttattaataaatttatcaacatattaattataaattagataacatattaatatattttttaaaaataaatattattaaatataaattaattaaataataataaataaatatattaatagattatttaccaaaaatatatatatatatatatatatatatattaatagattaGATAGTACATATAATgctattcataatatatttaatttaacttattttaaattttttaattgatgatattttttaaataaaatgaaaatatctttttatacgataactaaaaaaaaagtatggattataacaaaaaataataaattaaaaaaatcgataaaaagtttttttttgttaatatttagaccaaaaaaaaaaaaaaaaggaaaacagagaTTTGACTTTTTATGAAAGAAGGCAGAGAAAATGAAAAGTGAAAAGCCAAGACAAAGAAGGAGAACTCACTTTGACTTTTCCACCAACTCACAACCACATCGAttagaaaaatatttacttatttttttatttttttattaaatattatatcaaattaaaaaataaaaataaaaaataaaaaacaataatgaagATTCAACATGTTAGATTTGCACGCGCTTTCTGCAGAGACCCAGTGAAGAATGATATGTGTAGGTCCCACGCTGTAAGCTGTTGGTCCAAGATCTGGATGTCAAAATTTCTGATCAAGCACTGTGATTCTGACACGTGTTCTGACAGTGGGTCTGGAATTCCACTTGCTTTCCGACAATAAAGTGAGCACGTGCTCCACGTTGAGACTGTCTTCTAGCCAGACTGTCACCTTGTCCCATAAATCAATCTTCAGGTTTCAACTACCAATGAAAGAAGATTCACTcagatttagaaaaataaaaatcaaaattaaaataattaaagttctgattatttatactttttttaaagaaaaataaatattttattttaaaggaaaaaaaaagaaaaaaaaagagataatatttaattttgacaaTTCATGATGGTAACAATGACAGCGAGAATCGTAAAGAGTCTTTGGTTGGAATTTTCAAAAAGCGGAAACCACGAATCCTATTCCCATTCTCAAAAACTTTCATttaataatttaccaaaatttaTGGTATAAAGGATctagattttattatataaaaagaaaacaactttattttatgcttattaatattatttttagagaGTTTGGTAAGtagaaaatatacaaaaatctTAACAAAAAATCTATAACACAACGTCCTCTcctaacataaaaaagaaaagaacaacacatatcaaaaaaaaaaaaaaaaaaggttcagcaaagaaaaagaccaatatatttatttgaagggaaaatcaaaaagatttaagggaataaaaaaaaaaaaaaatagttacttCCAATATTGCTTGTTTGAGTAATCCATGATTGAGTTGACAGAAAACTCCATTGTTTTTTCAGTATCAGAAGCCAGGAGACAACCATAGAGAGAATAGACACAATTTTCCTGGAGTTTTCTCATTGGTgtaagtatatatttatttataagtgCATAAATCTAGCTTTTTggtatctatttatttatttatataaaactgACTAAATTACTCTACCTAAATGATTTACATATTATATTGACCATATCAATTATAGGATTGTGATTGAAGATGAGAATTTGACCATAATTCCTTGACAAcaactttttttggttttgtgatCATCCTTGACAAGAACTTAGTGGTTAGTAAGAATGATGGGTTTGAAAATCTTCATATTGATTAGACGTTGTTTAGCTGATTTTCTATTTACCCTGATTTAATTGgactttattatatttaaaataattcaattataGATGTTATAACCGAATGCCaaatagatttaaaaataaaaaataactattttttagaattaattattactatgcttaataaattttaaatttcataaaaatctattttatatgaataattatttctttaaaaaataatttataactgctataatttttttttcattttaaggatatcatatttaaaatatatacaaattaaatttaattattttaaattaaaaatatataaagaactataaaatttgatttttgattaatttttactaaattCTAATTTACAAAGATTTAACATTGAATTTAATTtgacataataataattaaacatatcaatagaaattattccttttttttcattttaaatcttataaataaatattcctatCAAATATGatctaaaaattttgataatactAATGAAACTTGACTCTCACCAGGGCCTAATTCTATATACATGGAGtcttttatatgttttattgtGACTGTCATCAATTGTGGAGGGTAAATTAGGAGAGAATTAAGCAAAGGTAATgtttttttggttgtaaatttgGAGAGACCTAAGCAAATGTAatgttttttggttaaattaagCAAAGGTACTGTAGGTTAGCTTGAAAGCTCATAATGAATATCAAGTTAAACTTAATAGAGTTAGAATCTTCAACTCTAATTTCGGAATGATAGCAATAGGAGCTTTGTGGTGTGCTTAGAGATCAAAGAGGCTGCTTGGTGGGTTTTTGGTTTGTcctgaaattttatgaaaagcCAATTGTATTTTGGCAGAACTATCTTTCTGCTTTTGAAATTGAGCTTGCAGTTTGGGCTTTTCAAAGTTGCTACACTGGAAATTGACATGCTAGTGGTGGTTTCTTGGATAAATGGTAGCATGGAGCCAAAGTCATTGATTGATTGTTCCATTTCATCTAATATACTTCggtttttaaactattttgaaatccataatGGAATACACCCGTAAATgatttttcatgttttattattattttttttctaaatttctttttcgGTTGGATCAagattatgatattttataaatcaacaagaaaatagCATGACTCAAATCTTTTAGAAAGACTTACTAACAAATCAACTTTACTTTGTAGTTGGTGATTTTTCATGCTTGATGTGGCTAATCTTGTACCGTGAatgaaattttgttgttttacgATTTAGATTAGCATAACGTATAACTAAAACAAAcattagaaagaaaaatcaacaactaGGACAGATCACAAACTGATTGGTTTTATAACAAGTAAACAGGCTCATTCTGTTTGGTCAACGGGTTTATATTACATCAATGGTTTAATGGTCTTATATTTCTTCGTCCAATCGGGTTTGTGTCACCGACCCCGCCAGTAGACCAAGTCCTCTATGTCAATTCATACATATGAATGTATGTGGGTTTCTGAGAAGAAGAGGATTGAAGTTGAATTTTTCTGATcagttcatatttgaattttaagcacaaaaaaaaaaaaaaagaaagaaaaaaaaaacccaccaaATTGAAGgaattatttttgattttcaattggaaataatatGAATTTGATTTTGAGAGCCATAAATGACGTTTTAAAGAAGGTAGAGGTGCGAATTCACAGCCACTTGCCCAACTTTTTTTTGTCACTTTTTGAAGGTTCTTTTATCTTCTATCACGTCTCTAACCTTAAATCCTCTGGCCTTTCTCTGTTGGTATTTGTGGAACTTCCAAAAATACCAGTGAATTTGCgctgaatatatataaatatatatattttatatgtaatttgtaAAGTCAAAATAGCTATAATCAAAATTCCCACACGcaaagtttctttctttttcgaCTTTGAAATTTATTCATTACATGTTTTGGAAAATCAAATAAACGTAAATGTAAAGatattcttttattaatattgttttgaTTATTATTCGAAAGATTGAGACTTTCTTCCACTCAGATCGCATCTTCAACAGAACCCAGGCTGTTTCGTCGGTCCTTCTTTTtcaactcttttttttattttttattttccattaacaaaatcggaaaaaaaataaaataaaatatccacATGGCGTTGAAGCCCTCAAGGATTCGTACTTTCCACCCTTTTCATGGTATTTGTTCTTTTAGACCCGTCACTGTTCTCGTTATCTTTAAGCTTATTTTTCtcggctttttattttttgatttttaatttttcctcttCCCTTTCAGCATTAAGGAACAAAGTGTTTTTTCGGTTTCTAATGCTGTAGAATTCAGGGCCAGATTTGGTTCACATAGAAGGAATAAGAAATCGAGCTTGGAAGTAATGGCTCCTCCTGTGAGGTTGCCAGGGGTTGACAAGGAATTGCAGAAGCTTTTGGATGCTAATATGGATAAAGCTCCAGCTAGAAGACGAGCTCGAGAGGCTTTTAAGGATATTCAACTTGGGATTGATCATATTTTGTTTAAGGTATTGGCTTTCGATGGtatttggattaatttttattatatttgggaATCTAAACTTTTTGGGTTTCTATGATTTGGACCATTGGTTTTGGGGTTGTATCGATTGGATTGAGTTAAATTTTGAGAGATAAGACTTTGTGTTTATGTTGAGTTTTGATAATCCTTAATCATGTTTCGTAAGAAAGTCACTTAAGAGTTGTGATTGTTTGACTTTGAATGGCTGTCCCCACTCTCTTCAATTACTTTTGACTACTTTGGAGTTGTTGCAGACTAATATTGATTCTCGATTGATTGTTTTGCAGACGCCAACTGATGGATTGAAAATGAAAGAGGTGAGTAACTACTGCTTTTATTGCTGTTTCTGTCTGTTTGGATTTGTTTACTAGAGATGGAGGAAAGTTGGTGCAAAATGCATATTTAGAGGATACCACGTGCTACTTTTGGAAAACAGTTTTAATGCTGTGTTTTCTGGCTGCAGTTAGTTTTCACATATCAACATCAACTTTAGTAGCTAGAAAGTTTCCAACATTACTTTTTTTCTGTTAGTTGTGCCTTTTGACTTTCGTTGTTCGATTATACCTAGGTGGAACTGGAAGAGATATTGGTTTATgtgattattgttgtttatcatgctaggcataattttttttataagaaatgcTTATTGAGCTTTATGGAATCCTGTTAAATTTTGTGAGGTTGTTACAGTCTATTTATCATATGAAGATGACAACACCATGTTTTGTATTGTAGTCATATGAGGTGAACTCTAGGGGATTGGAAATTTTCTCCAAAAGTTGGCTGCCGGAGACATCTCGCCCTAAAGCATTAGTGTGTTACTGTCATGGCTATGGTGATACGTGCACATTTTTTTTCGAAGGCATGTTGATCAGATAAAAAAGTTTGTAGTGaccaattttattctttttaaatactATGCTAACGAAACCAATTATCTCCTAACATCTGCAGGAATTGCAAGGAAGTTGGCATCACGTGGATATGGAGTTTTTGCAATGGATTATCCAGGACTTGGTCTTTCAGAAGGACTCCATTGCTATATTCCTAGCTTTGACGGGCTTGTAGATGATGTCATCGAGCATTACTCCAAAGTAAAAGGTCTGTTAAATTTTAAGCTTGTATGGCATCATTACTTATTGAGTTCCTGTGTTTCTTTCTGTTCAAATAACTTGTTTTCTTCATGTACCTCTTTTGCTCTGCAAGTTGTAGAAGTTATCTTTCTTATGAATTTGTGACCACGTGGTGCACTGTAAAATTAGAAGTACTAAATGGTATGCAAACAAACAATATTTTGTATGAGGTTCTATTCTCAATGTTTATAAATGTTGATGTGGATGGCAGAGAATCCGGAGTACTCTACCCTTCCAAGCTTCCTCTTTGGACAGTCGCTGGGTGGAGCTGTAGCTCTGAAGATTCACCTAAAGCAACCTAATGCATGGAATGGTGCAATTCTTGTTGCACCCATGTGCAAAGTAATTTCTGAACCTGATtaaatgttaaccaaaaaataaataaataaataaaaattcacttCTCTTATGTTATCACTTCTCTTATGTTATTTGTACCTTTAATTGacagaaattttgtttttagattgCAGATGACATGGTTCCACCATGGCTGCTGACACAAATCTTGATCGGTGTGTCTAAGTTTCTTCCGGCAATGAAATTAGTTCCAAATAAGGATTTGGCCGAGGCATCGTTTAGGGACTTGAAGAAGAGAGAAATGGTAAACTCTTTACCTTAAAAGATCATTATATATAGCCTTGTGACGTTGTAGGCATGTAGTGTAATggttattgtctttttttttttttttttttgggtcccccGCCTTTGAATAACTTTTGGTCCAACATAATCCTTTATGTTTAACTCCTTACTTAACTAAAATGTTTCTGTATTTTCTTTGAATACAGACTGCCTATAATGTTATTGCTTACAAGGATAAACCGCGCTTGCGAACTGCTGTAGAAATGCTAAGAACTACACAAGAGATAGAACGTAGGTTAGAAGAGGTATGTCTGTTCTCTGACTTCTCTTTGTCAAGGATGTGATATCCAAATCCCATGGACCTCTGTCTTGACTTTTGATTCCAACTTGCATTATTAAATCCAGTTTTTACATAAGAAACCCATAATATGCATtctctatttttgttttggttcagTTTTTCTGCTTTGTAGTTTAGGCTTGGCTCCCTTTTTAGTGAGTCCAAAAAATCAGTTAGTGTCATATTTGTTACTTTATAAACCTGAATCATGTAAACCAAATGCCAATTCTAGAATTAAGATCTGAATGTGAAGATGTACTTGGAGAATCTTACAACTCTAGGTGCTTGTGATTATTCATCTTCAGCATTTCGGACTCCCTGGAAATTGTCTTCGCCAAAGTTTCTGATAAATTTGGTGTTTCGACTAGCAGAGTGCTAAATGAAGCATGAATAATTATGTGGCAAAATTATTGTTAGTTATGTAGTTAATTACCTGCTTCCGACAAATTGACACTGGCAGTGTATAGTATAGCAATCTCCAAACCTTAATGTAGCAGAAACAAATTCTATGGGATATGTATAGCTTTCAATGTTCACCTGATTTGCTGATTTTAGTTGGGAATAGCTCCACATTGAGAGGCTTCTTTGAGCTTTGAGCCTATTTTGATTTGAGGAGTCTTGAACGTTGCATTCAAAGCATTTAGTTATTCCAGAtactatttacttttttattcttatatttttttatccgtGGATGTCATTACAGGTCTCCCTGCCATTATTAGTTCTGCATGGAGAGGCTGACATTGTTACCGATCCATCTGTGAGCAAGGCCTTGTATGAGAAGGCTAAAAGTTCGGACAAGAAGCTTAAGCTTTACAAGGATGCATACCATTCTCTTCTAGAGGGTGAGCCAGACGAAATGATAGTTCAAGTTTTTGATGACATTGTTTCTTGGCTTGATGAACATAGCACAATAACTACAGACAGCTGACCTCGCTATCTTTGTGTGCACGCCAGCTTGTGGCCGTGTGCATGTGTACAAAAGGGGACTTGAAATTGTTGTTACAAAGTTTTCCATTTTGTGCATAAACTATCAAGTAGCTAACATTGGAAAACCTTATTTTCCATACATTTTTACTTTAACTTATTGACCATTTTGTTTATTGACATAAATGGCTGGAGCTTTTCCTGTTTAACTTCAGATTGACTGGGAAGTTGCTCGAGGTCGATACGCTATATATGATAAGAGTTTCTACTTATTTCTTCCATTACTCTGTTAGAACTATTCATGGATTTCTAGTTCTTTTCGT
Proteins encoded in this window:
- the LOC107407161 gene encoding uncharacterized protein LOC107407161 isoform X1 — its product is MNHCNLQQNVFVACEEMTRGPALVSDPKDPVVCPKPRRVGILSNNMLKPLRLHMSSQQSELCDSKAGSELLDIILMKEGFGAEQSAGYVASSPPYFCGSPPSRAANPLVQDARFGDEKPLPALPFASPSGLSSPSSAARKGGCVRMKYGLKPAAVRVEGFDCLNRDRQNSSIPAMA
- the LOC107407161 gene encoding uncharacterized protein LOC107407161 isoform X2; translated protein: MNHCNLQQNVFVACEEMTRGPALVSDPKDPVVCPKPRRVGILSNNMLKPLRLHMSQQSELCDSKAGSELLDIILMKEGFGAEQSAGYVASSPPYFCGSPPSRAANPLVQDARFGDEKPLPALPFASPSGLSSPSSAARKGGCVRMKYGLKPAAVRVEGFDCLNRDRQNSSIPAMA
- the LOC107417255 gene encoding caffeoylshikimate esterase isoform X2 — its product is MALKPSRIRTFHPFHEFRARFGSHRRNKKSSLEVMAPPVRLPGVDKELQKLLDANMDKAPARRRAREAFKDIQLGIDHILFKTPTDGLKMKESYEVNSRGLEIFSKSWLPETSRPKALVCYCHGYGDTCTFFFEGIARKLASRGYGVFAMDYPGLGLSEGLHCYIPSFDGLVDDVIEHYSKVKENPEYSTLPSFLFGQSLGGAVALKIHLKQPNAWNGAILVAPMCKIADDMVPPWLLTQILIGVSKFLPAMKLVPNKDLAEASFRDLKKREMVSLPLLVLHGEADIVTDPSVSKALYEKAKSSDKKLKLYKDAYHSLLEGEPDEMIVQVFDDIVSWLDEHSTITTDS
- the LOC107417255 gene encoding caffeoylshikimate esterase isoform X1; the encoded protein is MALKPSRIRTFHPFHEFRARFGSHRRNKKSSLEVMAPPVRLPGVDKELQKLLDANMDKAPARRRAREAFKDIQLGIDHILFKTPTDGLKMKESYEVNSRGLEIFSKSWLPETSRPKALVCYCHGYGDTCTFFFEGIARKLASRGYGVFAMDYPGLGLSEGLHCYIPSFDGLVDDVIEHYSKVKENPEYSTLPSFLFGQSLGGAVALKIHLKQPNAWNGAILVAPMCKIADDMVPPWLLTQILIGVSKFLPAMKLVPNKDLAEASFRDLKKREMTAYNVIAYKDKPRLRTAVEMLRTTQEIERRLEEVSLPLLVLHGEADIVTDPSVSKALYEKAKSSDKKLKLYKDAYHSLLEGEPDEMIVQVFDDIVSWLDEHSTITTDS
- the LOC107417255 gene encoding caffeoylshikimate esterase isoform X3 translates to MAPPVRLPGVDKELQKLLDANMDKAPARRRAREAFKDIQLGIDHILFKTPTDGLKMKESYEVNSRGLEIFSKSWLPETSRPKALVCYCHGYGDTCTFFFEGIARKLASRGYGVFAMDYPGLGLSEGLHCYIPSFDGLVDDVIEHYSKVKENPEYSTLPSFLFGQSLGGAVALKIHLKQPNAWNGAILVAPMCKIADDMVPPWLLTQILIGVSKFLPAMKLVPNKDLAEASFRDLKKREMTAYNVIAYKDKPRLRTAVEMLRTTQEIERRLEEVSLPLLVLHGEADIVTDPSVSKALYEKAKSSDKKLKLYKDAYHSLLEGEPDEMIVQVFDDIVSWLDEHSTITTDS